In Fibrobacter sp. UWB2, one DNA window encodes the following:
- a CDS encoding pseudouridine synthase produces the protein MAVLTLERLLASMGFGSRKDARGLVRMGLVELNGKVLDDPFMEFKTRPEFITVNGEEAPTVEKLYVMLYKPTDVECSHNARDHKPVYDLLPERFTAMGIQSVGRLDADSSGLLLLSNQGDFIHKVESPKKGLWKKYRVTLARPFTDAQKAELLAGVMLKDERRPVLAREIEVNGDAVDISIGEGLYHQVRRMFAAVGNHVETLERIAIGPVVLDRTLGEGGWRFLTEEEVAALS, from the coding sequence ATGGCTGTTTTGACTTTGGAACGCTTGCTTGCTTCGATGGGCTTTGGCAGCCGCAAGGATGCGCGTGGATTAGTGCGCATGGGCCTTGTGGAACTGAATGGCAAGGTTCTCGATGACCCGTTCATGGAATTCAAGACACGTCCGGAGTTCATCACGGTGAATGGCGAAGAAGCGCCGACGGTCGAGAAGTTGTACGTGATGCTTTACAAGCCGACGGATGTGGAATGCAGCCACAATGCCCGTGACCACAAGCCTGTGTACGATTTACTGCCGGAACGCTTTACGGCGATGGGTATCCAGTCCGTCGGACGCTTGGATGCGGATTCTTCGGGACTCTTGTTACTCTCGAATCAGGGTGACTTTATCCACAAGGTCGAAAGCCCGAAGAAGGGACTCTGGAAAAAGTATCGCGTGACGCTTGCACGTCCGTTTACAGATGCGCAGAAGGCGGAACTCTTGGCGGGCGTGATGCTCAAGGACGAAAGACGTCCGGTGCTGGCTCGCGAGATTGAAGTGAACGGAGATGCGGTGGACATCTCGATTGGCGAGGGACTGTACCATCAGGTTCGCCGCATGTTCGCTGCAGTCGGCAATCACGTCGAAACGCTTGAACGCATCGCAATTGGACCGGTTGTTCTGGATCGCACTTTGGGCGAGGGCGGTTGGCGATTCCTCACCGAAGAAGAAGTCGCTGCACTGTCGTAA
- a CDS encoding phospholipid-binding protein MlaC encodes MFKKILIAIACASLLSFAAEDPVSVVKSKDVELQNIIKKSKRTAKETERVKNLLNDSFDFALLAKKSLAASDWKAQDEASQQKFVTEFQRMVRNSSANRLELYRADSTIYEPAKMKGSDDARVIAHLWNKGKESVLEYKMTLVNGKWKAWDLVIDDLSTARNYKEQFSKILKDKSFAELIDIISKKADEAEK; translated from the coding sequence ATGTTTAAGAAAATTTTGATCGCTATTGCCTGTGCTTCGCTCTTGTCTTTTGCTGCCGAAGATCCGGTGTCTGTTGTGAAGAGCAAGGACGTTGAACTGCAGAATATCATCAAGAAGTCCAAGCGTACCGCCAAGGAAACGGAACGCGTCAAGAACCTTTTGAATGATTCCTTTGACTTTGCTCTCTTGGCCAAGAAGTCCTTGGCCGCTAGTGACTGGAAGGCTCAGGACGAAGCTTCTCAGCAGAAGTTTGTGACGGAATTCCAGCGCATGGTTCGCAATTCCAGTGCAAACCGCTTGGAACTTTATCGCGCCGATTCTACGATTTATGAACCGGCCAAGATGAAGGGCTCGGACGACGCTCGCGTGATTGCTCATTTGTGGAACAAGGGTAAGGAATCGGTGCTCGAATACAAGATGACGCTTGTGAATGGCAAGTGGAAGGCTTGGGACTTGGTCATCGATGACCTTTCTACGGCTCGCAACTACAAGGAACAGTTCAGCAAAATCTTGAAAGACAAGAGCTTTGCCGAATTGATCGACATTATCAGCAAGAAGGCTGACGAAGCCGAAAAGTAA
- a CDS encoding lytic transglycosylase domain-containing protein: MKKSSVRLSAMSVSVLFIIGFAVLFFFASEWYSNSVKLEKLAYKERILHNDMEHLEVVGKWTLDYVKIEKALTYMLGDRVSEVSFRMLAENLWQISQSYSLDPLIVLAVVVQESRGNPLARGRFQTGKFSGALGLMQIKLETAKKIGRRFGLVIESEDDLMRPEVNVVVGSAYLIRLIGKYGNLREALVAYNLGHTAVDKLLEKNAPLPTSYYEGVVRRYKDLVAHCSY, from the coding sequence GTGAAAAAAAGTAGCGTTCGTCTCTCCGCGATGAGCGTAAGCGTCCTGTTTATCATTGGCTTTGCGGTTTTGTTTTTCTTTGCGAGCGAATGGTATTCCAACAGCGTCAAACTTGAAAAGCTTGCCTATAAGGAACGCATTCTCCATAACGATATGGAACATTTGGAGGTGGTGGGCAAGTGGACGCTCGATTACGTAAAAATCGAAAAGGCGCTCACGTACATGCTTGGCGACCGCGTTTCCGAGGTGAGTTTCCGCATGTTGGCTGAAAATCTGTGGCAGATTTCGCAGTCGTATTCGCTGGATCCGCTGATTGTCCTTGCTGTTGTCGTGCAGGAAAGCCGTGGAAACCCGCTTGCCCGTGGACGTTTCCAGACGGGTAAATTTTCGGGTGCGCTTGGTTTGATGCAGATAAAATTGGAAACCGCTAAAAAAATTGGCCGCCGGTTTGGTCTTGTTATAGAAAGCGAAGACGACTTGATGCGCCCGGAAGTGAACGTGGTTGTGGGCTCGGCTTACCTGATTCGCCTGATTGGAAAGTATGGCAATTTGAGGGAGGCGCTAGTGGCGTACAATCTTGGCCATACCGCTGTCGATAAGCTCCTTGAAAAGAATGCTCCGCTCCCGACTTCTTACTATGAAGGTGTTGTGAGGCGATACAAGGATTTAGTGGCGCACTGTTCCTACTAA
- a CDS encoding TolC family protein yields the protein MIKNLFFILAMTGIALAGEVRYDCLRFVEQGLASDPQMEELRYGTEAKKNKIKSLKSEVILPTFYVSMMVGPAPGLKEYNDYYFNDSGDTLGIEKAEKYDFSRMGPFWGVEAKFIQPLNLGQYRTGKRALEADLQQKTFEIENSTLKKEVELQSYYYNYLLALEMKRIAADAQKQVDKAYDQLEEALDEDEPTVSQTDLLNLKAKMHTVKEGVIEADLGMKRVQLAIRFALGLQEGETFAAEDTILAMRPEPMPTEDQVREFTIKHNPELKQLEAGLRARRFQMDLAEAKLAPEFFVMGQFEYVKSWAGNRNVVQKNAFAQDAVNKISGVFGIGLRYRLNFWKSWEDFRQARTEYRGLKLKENYASEGLVAKAVEQYYQVVAAKGKLDALRESLRATESLLKDAAMKYDLDKSQTSALVSAYTQNITMQKDYYFAVCRYNVEFAGLVAKMGLSLSDYKTYFK from the coding sequence GTGATTAAGAATTTGTTTTTTATTCTTGCAATGACGGGGATCGCCTTGGCGGGCGAAGTCCGTTATGACTGTTTGCGCTTTGTGGAACAGGGGCTTGCGAGTGACCCGCAGATGGAAGAACTGCGTTACGGCACCGAGGCCAAGAAAAATAAGATCAAGTCGCTCAAGTCCGAAGTCATTTTGCCGACATTTTATGTGTCGATGATGGTGGGGCCTGCTCCGGGTCTCAAGGAATACAACGATTACTATTTCAATGATTCCGGGGATACCCTGGGAATCGAAAAAGCCGAAAAGTACGATTTCTCTAGAATGGGACCTTTCTGGGGTGTCGAAGCCAAGTTTATCCAACCGTTAAATTTGGGCCAGTACCGTACGGGCAAGCGGGCTTTGGAAGCCGATTTGCAGCAAAAAACTTTTGAAATCGAAAACTCGACGCTCAAGAAAGAAGTTGAACTCCAGAGCTACTATTACAACTATCTCCTTGCTCTTGAAATGAAGCGCATTGCTGCCGATGCCCAGAAGCAGGTGGACAAGGCATACGACCAGCTCGAAGAGGCTTTGGACGAAGATGAACCGACGGTTTCGCAGACGGACCTTTTGAACTTGAAGGCTAAAATGCATACAGTCAAGGAAGGCGTCATCGAGGCTGACCTTGGCATGAAGCGTGTGCAGCTGGCGATTCGTTTTGCGCTTGGCTTGCAGGAAGGCGAAACTTTTGCCGCCGAAGATACAATCCTTGCGATGAGACCGGAACCGATGCCGACGGAAGATCAGGTTCGCGAGTTCACCATCAAGCACAATCCTGAACTGAAACAGCTCGAAGCGGGGTTGCGTGCACGTCGATTCCAGATGGATCTGGCAGAGGCGAAGCTTGCTCCAGAATTCTTTGTCATGGGGCAGTTTGAATACGTGAAGAGTTGGGCCGGTAACCGTAACGTGGTCCAGAAAAACGCTTTTGCCCAAGATGCCGTGAACAAGATTTCGGGGGTTTTCGGTATTGGCTTGAGGTACCGTTTGAACTTCTGGAAGAGCTGGGAAGATTTCCGCCAGGCGAGAACGGAATATCGCGGTCTTAAGCTGAAGGAAAACTACGCCTCGGAAGGACTTGTGGCCAAGGCTGTTGAACAGTATTATCAGGTGGTGGCCGCCAAGGGGAAACTTGACGCTTTGCGTGAAAGTTTGCGTGCAACAGAATCGCTTTTGAAAGATGCCGCCATGAAATACGACCTCGATAAGTCCCAAACTAGCGCTCTTGTATCGGCCTATACGCAGAATATAACCATGCAAAAAGATTATTATTTCGCAGTTTGCCGATATAACGTCGAATTTGCCGGATTAGTGGCAAAGATGGGGTTGTCTCTTAGCGACTATAAAACGTATTTTAAGTAA
- a CDS encoding aminotransferase class I/II-fold pyridoxal phosphate-dependent enzyme produces the protein MNYNPLAQALNAELSANGCCILDMLSEQGKAIFFPRKGILGQGAEAKGSDINATIGTALEDDGSPLVLDCVLKSLNLPKQSFLYAPSFGNPDLRKEWKAQVVKKNPTLASKNFSNPVVTAALTHAISCAGYMFLDKDDEVIIPDLYWDNYELVFENARGAKIKTFNTFKNGGFDTEALKAALAASKSDKKVVLLNFPNNPTGYTATEKEAVEIAKILTECAAAGNKVVALLDDAYFGLVYEEGVTKESLFVKLVDAHENLLAVKLDGPTKEDYVWGFRVGFMSFGFKGATEAQLKALEDKAAGTVRGNISNAPSISQKILLAAYQSAEYAQQKAEKYATLKKRYDIIKEVLASHPEYKDAFEPMPCNSGYFMCIKPKGVDAEELRQKLIKDYSTGTIMLSGLIRVAFSAVPTDKLGKLFENIYNCVVAMKA, from the coding sequence ATGAACTACAATCCTCTCGCTCAAGCTTTGAATGCAGAACTCTCCGCTAACGGTTGCTGCATTCTTGACATGCTCTCTGAACAGGGCAAGGCCATTTTCTTCCCGCGCAAGGGTATTCTTGGCCAGGGTGCCGAAGCCAAGGGCTCCGACATCAATGCGACAATCGGTACAGCTCTCGAAGATGACGGCTCTCCGCTCGTTTTGGATTGCGTTCTCAAGTCTCTGAACCTCCCGAAACAGTCCTTCCTCTATGCTCCGAGCTTCGGTAATCCGGACCTCCGCAAGGAATGGAAGGCCCAGGTTGTGAAGAAGAACCCGACGCTTGCATCCAAGAACTTCAGCAACCCGGTCGTGACGGCTGCTTTGACGCATGCCATCAGCTGCGCCGGTTACATGTTCCTCGACAAGGACGACGAAGTCATCATCCCGGACCTCTACTGGGACAACTACGAACTCGTGTTCGAAAACGCCCGTGGCGCAAAGATCAAGACTTTTAACACCTTCAAGAACGGTGGCTTTGACACGGAAGCTTTGAAGGCTGCCCTTGCTGCAAGCAAGTCCGACAAGAAGGTCGTTCTCCTCAACTTCCCGAACAACCCGACGGGTTACACCGCAACCGAAAAGGAAGCTGTCGAAATCGCAAAGATCCTCACGGAATGCGCTGCTGCCGGTAACAAGGTTGTCGCACTCCTCGACGACGCTTACTTTGGTCTCGTCTACGAAGAAGGCGTGACAAAGGAATCCCTCTTCGTGAAGCTCGTGGACGCTCACGAAAACCTCCTCGCTGTGAAGCTCGACGGCCCGACCAAGGAAGACTACGTTTGGGGCTTCCGCGTTGGCTTTATGTCCTTCGGTTTCAAGGGTGCTACCGAAGCTCAGCTCAAGGCTCTCGAAGACAAGGCTGCCGGTACGGTCCGTGGAAACATCTCTAATGCTCCGTCCATCAGCCAGAAGATTTTGCTCGCTGCTTACCAGAGCGCCGAATACGCTCAGCAGAAGGCTGAAAAGTATGCAACGCTCAAGAAGCGTTACGACATCATCAAGGAAGTTCTCGCTTCTCATCCGGAATACAAGGACGCCTTTGAACCGATGCCGTGCAACAGCGGTTACTTTATGTGCATCAAGCCGAAGGGCGTTGACGCCGAAGAACTCCGCCAGAAGCTCATCAAGGATTACAGCACGGGTACGATTATGCTCTCGGGCCTTATCCGCGTTGCATTCAGCGCAGTTCCGACCGATAAGCTCGGCAAGCTCTTCGAAAATATCTATAATTGCGTTGTAGCGATGAAAGCCTAA
- a CDS encoding HD-GYP domain-containing protein, producing MKTFVSAHKLVQIIILIVIGIVINRLLADLAIHFELPLYLDSVGTIVVAVIGGFSPGAIVGFLTNFIGGFVDSSTFYYGTINVMIAVCAGIAARRGAFHKITRLPMLLGMLMILSIPCSVLSYFLFDFKIAENVVTPIATALHESGLPVLLSQILADFCTEIPDKSISIIVAYVLIRLTPRWFVKAFDSVSGRSHEDHYRSKNEIHTLKAQVTALLFVSSFALAVVATAVAYKTYSEAEIHETTLLAESVNRLVSDAIQNADSATLHEYIHDLKGKHPRILTITPGMHETGKWDVSIVCTEAPNPVCTKFSLAAIRISVVLFCTKIFSTLFGLLLAIVFTAILIANRRVVYPIHEMTLEMDHFAYDSSVGRRTSIEQIKGLEVVTGNEIENLHSAIIKAVEEIDLYINKSEYQAASIAALQTNIITVLGDMVENRDETTGGHVRRTAAYAELIARELKDRGKEPEIDDAFVSTIAVAAPLHDIGKINISDVILNKPGKLTDEEFAEMKKHTVYGRDMLVRASKNLGETAYLKMAKEIAYSHHEWWDGSRGYPERLKGKDIPLSARIMAVADVYDALVSERPYKKAFSVDEAVRIITEESGTHFDPEVVDAFVKNRETVEQIMKTKFED from the coding sequence GTGAAAACTTTTGTTTCTGCCCATAAGCTCGTTCAGATTATTATCCTGATTGTCATTGGTATAGTCATCAACCGACTGCTTGCCGATTTAGCCATTCATTTTGAATTGCCGCTGTACCTGGATAGCGTGGGTACGATTGTCGTGGCGGTGATTGGCGGGTTTAGCCCTGGCGCGATTGTCGGGTTCTTGACGAACTTCATTGGCGGTTTTGTTGATTCTTCGACGTTCTACTACGGCACGATTAATGTGATGATTGCTGTGTGCGCGGGGATTGCGGCAAGGCGTGGTGCGTTCCATAAGATTACACGTTTGCCGATGCTGCTTGGAATGTTGATGATTTTGAGCATCCCGTGCTCGGTGCTTTCGTACTTCCTGTTTGACTTTAAGATTGCCGAAAATGTGGTGACGCCGATTGCAACGGCGCTTCATGAAAGCGGCCTGCCTGTTCTCTTGTCTCAGATTTTGGCGGACTTCTGCACGGAAATTCCGGATAAGTCCATTTCGATTATTGTGGCTTATGTGCTGATTCGCTTGACGCCGCGCTGGTTTGTCAAGGCGTTTGATTCTGTTTCGGGCCGCTCGCACGAAGACCATTACCGTTCCAAGAACGAAATCCATACGCTTAAGGCCCAGGTGACGGCGCTCTTGTTCGTGTCGAGCTTTGCACTTGCGGTGGTTGCTACGGCGGTCGCTTACAAGACGTATTCCGAAGCGGAAATCCATGAGACAACGCTTTTGGCGGAATCGGTGAACAGGCTTGTGTCGGACGCTATCCAGAATGCGGATTCGGCGACGCTTCACGAGTACATTCATGACCTCAAGGGTAAGCATCCGCGCATTTTGACGATTACGCCGGGCATGCATGAGACGGGCAAGTGGGATGTCTCGATTGTCTGTACTGAGGCCCCGAATCCGGTCTGTACCAAGTTCAGTCTCGCTGCGATTCGCATTAGCGTGGTGCTGTTCTGCACGAAGATTTTCTCGACGCTGTTTGGACTTTTGCTCGCAATCGTGTTTACGGCTATCTTGATTGCTAACCGCAGAGTGGTTTACCCGATTCACGAAATGACGCTTGAAATGGACCATTTTGCCTACGATAGTAGCGTTGGGCGGCGGACGTCGATTGAGCAAATCAAGGGCCTTGAAGTGGTGACGGGCAATGAAATTGAGAATCTGCATTCGGCGATTATCAAGGCGGTCGAAGAAATTGATTTGTACATCAACAAGTCCGAGTATCAGGCGGCCTCGATTGCGGCTCTCCAGACGAACATCATTACGGTGCTTGGCGATATGGTGGAAAACCGCGACGAGACGACGGGTGGACATGTGCGCCGTACGGCGGCTTATGCCGAACTCATTGCTCGAGAATTGAAGGATCGCGGCAAGGAACCCGAAATTGACGATGCGTTTGTTTCGACGATTGCGGTGGCGGCTCCGCTCCACGATATCGGCAAGATTAACATTTCTGACGTGATTTTGAATAAGCCGGGCAAGCTGACGGACGAAGAATTTGCTGAAATGAAAAAGCACACGGTCTATGGCCGCGATATGCTCGTGCGTGCATCTAAGAACCTGGGCGAGACGGCTTACCTCAAGATGGCAAAGGAAATTGCCTATAGCCACCACGAATGGTGGGATGGCTCGCGAGGCTATCCGGAACGCTTGAAAGGAAAGGATATTCCGCTTTCGGCACGCATTATGGCGGTTGCGGATGTGTATGACGCGCTTGTTTCGGAACGTCCGTACAAGAAGGCTTTCTCGGTGGACGAGGCTGTCCGCATTATTACCGAGGAAAGTGGTACGCACTTTGACCCGGAAGTGGTCGATGCTTTCGTGAAAAACCGCGAAACCGTCGAACAAATCATGAAAACCAAGTTCGAAGATTGA
- a CDS encoding glycoside hydrolase — protein sequence MNPRISFVLQMSPSTSYENLEAVARNLLEGLNVLLNSEQVKCSIFLDGPVIEALYNVAKPLMFGKIQNAIRNGVLEFLGGGYYDPMLPLFPEDLQTMQLELHRDYLKKVLGAEPQGYFNSSLVWEPGMADVLERSRFDYALVTEAAVQDALGRSTPVSGWFTLEDRGALIRIVPVSEVLSKAIAEDNLSWRSVAEQYCRDGKSAIALLDIPSEPTEIIEFFGRFVDFVEMNEVQTRTVGFAVDQLETCGTISFLVSAGRRLGLPSTARTCRELLIRRPEINMHHKSFLNLYRRARSVLSGKKWLEFCHALLPAMAPLYFRDMHNRSGMRSMMVRKRSNRMLLSASQVLDDLTGFSGLRVDVCDFLLRGKKVLFCENPESSYLLDYRIGGALRAWNYKGAKMNLVNSWRDDGEPSFAFLDCLVPNVDFTPVKLEQMLYDRKHLLADPYDYRILRSDVGTEIMLDEEQGFDNEERKALFKIKKVFTFQGDAAKFTVSYAIDNLAYVNTKGYFGTILELGLLSHGDVNKVWIDGKNVKWNMVEPLLYPDGQSLEIRDEKAGCVFRMAFDRPTSIFIGSIFGATSTAAPQAFQGIRVFPFWNAPFNVLDRKAFKISVSVTKR from the coding sequence ATGAATCCTAGAATATCCTTTGTATTGCAGATGTCGCCATCGACCTCGTATGAAAACCTTGAGGCGGTCGCGCGTAACTTGCTCGAAGGATTGAATGTTCTTCTGAATTCGGAACAGGTAAAGTGCTCCATCTTCTTGGATGGGCCTGTGATTGAGGCGCTTTATAATGTGGCAAAGCCGTTGATGTTCGGTAAAATTCAGAATGCGATTCGCAATGGGGTTCTCGAATTTTTAGGCGGTGGCTATTACGATCCGATGCTTCCGCTTTTCCCAGAAGATTTGCAGACGATGCAGCTGGAGTTGCATCGCGACTACTTGAAGAAGGTGCTTGGCGCAGAACCGCAGGGATATTTCAATTCCTCGCTGGTGTGGGAGCCGGGCATGGCCGATGTTCTGGAGCGTTCCCGTTTTGATTATGCGCTAGTGACGGAAGCGGCTGTGCAAGATGCGCTTGGACGCTCGACACCTGTATCTGGCTGGTTTACGCTTGAAGACCGTGGTGCGCTTATCCGCATTGTCCCCGTGTCCGAGGTTCTTTCGAAGGCAATTGCCGAAGACAATCTTTCTTGGCGCTCGGTAGCGGAACAGTATTGCCGTGATGGAAAGTCTGCTATTGCGCTTTTGGATATTCCGTCGGAACCTACCGAGATTATTGAATTCTTCGGGCGTTTTGTAGACTTTGTCGAGATGAATGAGGTTCAGACTAGAACCGTTGGTTTTGCGGTAGATCAGCTCGAAACTTGCGGTACGATTAGCTTCCTTGTTTCGGCGGGCCGCAGGCTAGGGCTGCCTTCGACAGCACGCACTTGTCGAGAACTTTTGATTCGCCGTCCAGAAATCAATATGCACCACAAGTCTTTCCTGAATTTGTACAGGAGAGCTCGCAGTGTGCTTTCGGGCAAGAAGTGGCTCGAATTCTGCCATGCGCTTTTGCCGGCGATGGCTCCGCTTTATTTTAGGGATATGCACAACCGCTCGGGCATGCGTTCCATGATGGTGCGCAAACGCTCGAATCGCATGTTGCTTTCGGCATCGCAAGTTCTCGATGACCTTACTGGATTCTCTGGGCTTCGCGTGGATGTGTGCGACTTTTTGCTCCGTGGCAAAAAAGTTCTCTTTTGTGAAAACCCGGAATCATCTTACTTGCTCGACTACCGCATTGGCGGGGCGCTCCGTGCGTGGAATTACAAGGGTGCAAAGATGAATCTCGTGAACTCTTGGCGCGATGACGGCGAACCTTCGTTTGCCTTCTTGGATTGCCTTGTGCCGAATGTGGACTTTACTCCGGTCAAGCTGGAGCAGATGCTCTACGACCGCAAGCACTTGCTTGCAGACCCGTATGACTATCGGATTCTGCGTTCGGACGTTGGCACTGAGATTATGTTAGACGAGGAACAGGGCTTTGACAATGAAGAGCGCAAGGCTTTGTTCAAAATAAAGAAAGTCTTTACGTTCCAGGGTGACGCTGCCAAGTTTACCGTTTCGTATGCGATTGACAATCTTGCGTATGTGAACACGAAGGGCTATTTCGGGACGATTCTCGAGCTCGGGCTTTTGTCGCATGGCGATGTCAACAAAGTCTGGATTGACGGCAAGAATGTCAAGTGGAATATGGTGGAGCCACTTTTGTACCCGGATGGCCAGTCGCTTGAAATTCGCGATGAAAAGGCCGGTTGCGTGTTCCGCATGGCTTTTGACCGACCGACGTCTATCTTTATCGGCTCTATTTTTGGAGCGACTTCAACCGCAGCTCCGCAAGCGTTCCAGGGCATTCGCGTGTTCCCGTTCTGGAATGCTCCGTTCAACGTGCTTGACCGCAAGGCGTTCAAGATTTCCGTGTCGGTGACGAAGAGGTAA
- a CDS encoding HU family DNA-binding protein — protein MANITKQSLIQEIAKSTGFVRNDIKIVVEQFLDLLGEKLIEGNTIEIRGFGTFACKPRKARPARNPRTGETVLIDERLVPTFKFSNDIKDKINSLEGILGEASVQPELETENEIVHVGSDDDSI, from the coding sequence GTGGCTAATATAACTAAACAATCTCTTATTCAGGAAATCGCCAAATCCACCGGATTTGTGCGCAATGATATTAAAATTGTTGTCGAACAGTTCCTCGACCTCCTCGGCGAGAAGCTTATCGAAGGCAATACAATTGAAATTCGCGGTTTCGGCACGTTCGCCTGCAAGCCCCGCAAGGCTCGCCCGGCACGCAACCCCCGCACTGGCGAAACAGTCCTCATCGACGAACGCTTGGTCCCGACTTTCAAGTTCAGCAACGACATTAAGGACAAGATTAATTCGCTCGAAGGCATCCTCGGCGAAGCATCTGTACAGCCGGAACTCGAAACTGAAAACGAAATCGTGCACGTCGGTAGCGACGACGATTCCATCTAA
- a CDS encoding TIGR02147 family protein, with amino-acid sequence MDKFIDIFQFTHFRKYLDEYQAARVQTDPEFTRAGACALLGLPKTRSYYNDIVKGKKLTGRMIPKFVEVLGLNKKEAKYFETMVNFDQAKTTTERNAFFDELIKQHPDPHHILNEDAYEYYNHWYNSVLFTALDVMDVSDDLEPIQKRIFPKVSVGTLKRSLELLERIGFVRKNEDGFWKSSRDSVSSGAYNNNDLVRQYQLQCFELSKQALLADDDNPSDMGTFTFSVSDDAYKEIALEIQNLKAKVRKIITQDKKEATGVHQLNIHLFTNLKK; translated from the coding sequence ATGGACAAGTTTATTGACATATTCCAGTTTACTCATTTCCGCAAGTACTTGGATGAATACCAGGCCGCTCGCGTGCAGACCGATCCTGAATTTACCAGGGCGGGAGCTTGCGCTTTACTTGGTCTCCCAAAGACTCGTAGTTACTACAACGATATTGTCAAAGGAAAAAAGCTTACTGGGCGCATGATTCCCAAGTTCGTGGAAGTTCTTGGACTCAACAAAAAAGAAGCCAAGTACTTTGAAACGATGGTGAATTTCGACCAAGCGAAAACGACAACGGAACGCAATGCGTTTTTTGATGAGCTCATCAAGCAGCATCCGGATCCGCACCACATCTTGAACGAAGATGCCTACGAGTATTACAACCACTGGTATAATAGCGTGTTGTTTACGGCGTTAGATGTGATGGATGTTTCGGATGATCTTGAGCCGATTCAAAAGCGCATTTTCCCGAAGGTCTCCGTGGGGACTTTGAAGCGTTCGCTCGAATTGCTGGAACGCATTGGCTTTGTACGCAAGAACGAAGACGGCTTCTGGAAAAGCTCGCGCGATTCGGTGAGCAGTGGGGCTTACAACAATAACGACTTGGTGCGTCAATACCAGTTGCAGTGTTTTGAGCTTTCGAAGCAGGCGTTGCTTGCCGATGATGACAATCCGTCGGACATGGGAACGTTTACGTTCAGCGTTTCGGACGATGCGTATAAAGAAATTGCCTTGGAAATTCAGAACCTGAAAGCCAAGGTGCGCAAGATTATTACGCAAGACAAGAAAGAGGCGACTGGGGTACACCAGTTGAATATTCACTTGTTCACGAATTTAAAAAAATAA
- a CDS encoding tRNA-dihydrouridine synthase: MDGVTDAPFRRLCRVLSGDRMGLLVSEFVPTDGDAVFNPDGHKQLKFFPEERPFGVQIFGRFPDRMAAAAGKIAERYHPEFIEVNAGCPAPKVAGKGSGSGLLRDLPRLQEILHDVKAVLDAKTPEIPLTLKCRIGWDDDSINVMETLKIAEGEGVEMLTVHGRTRLQGYNGLANWDWIGKVAAAAKIPVIGNGDVNSVECARERINTYGVSGVSIGRGAMHNPWIFGQIADAWEGREKHVITAQEALDVFPLYYKFKIEDGATEMNAMGRMKQLAARLCKGFVLDEKYCHPGAEGDRIQESDNVAMSVRQALLTCQSAAEMLECVEKLKDGIAREMVFEPERLVNLNGAKETELKFGDQFKGR; this comes from the coding sequence ATGGATGGAGTGACTGATGCTCCGTTCAGGAGGCTTTGCCGGGTGCTTTCGGGCGACCGCATGGGACTTTTGGTGTCGGAGTTTGTTCCGACGGATGGCGATGCCGTGTTCAACCCGGATGGTCACAAACAATTGAAGTTTTTCCCGGAAGAGCGCCCGTTTGGTGTGCAGATTTTTGGGCGTTTCCCGGACCGTATGGCGGCGGCAGCCGGCAAGATTGCCGAGCGTTACCATCCGGAATTCATCGAAGTGAACGCTGGGTGTCCGGCGCCGAAGGTGGCGGGCAAGGGGAGCGGTTCTGGACTTTTGCGGGACTTGCCCCGTTTGCAAGAGATTCTGCATGACGTGAAGGCGGTTTTGGACGCAAAGACACCGGAGATTCCGCTTACGCTTAAGTGCCGTATTGGCTGGGACGATGATAGCATCAACGTGATGGAAACGCTCAAAATTGCCGAGGGCGAGGGCGTTGAAATGCTTACGGTTCATGGTCGCACGCGTTTGCAGGGCTATAACGGCCTCGCGAACTGGGACTGGATTGGCAAAGTCGCCGCAGCGGCGAAGATTCCCGTGATTGGCAATGGCGATGTGAATAGCGTCGAATGCGCACGCGAACGCATCAATACTTATGGCGTTTCGGGCGTGAGCATTGGGCGCGGGGCGATGCATAACCCGTGGATTTTCGGGCAGATTGCAGATGCGTGGGAAGGTCGCGAAAAGCATGTGATTACCGCGCAAGAAGCGCTGGATGTGTTCCCGCTCTATTACAAGTTTAAGATTGAGGATGGGGCGACTGAAATGAATGCGATGGGTCGCATGAAGCAGCTTGCCGCGAGACTGTGCAAGGGGTTTGTGTTAGACGAGAAATATTGTCATCCTGGAGCCGAAGGCGATAGGATCCAAGAGAGCGATAACGTCGCGATGTCGGTGCGGCAGGCGCTTTTGACGTGCCAATCGGCAGCAGAAATGCTCGAATGCGTTGAAAAACTCAAGGATGGGATTGCCCGTGAAATGGTCTTTGAGCCGGAACGCCTCGTGAACCTCAACGGCGCCAAAGAAACCGAACTAAAGTTTGGTGACCAGTTCAAAGGAAGATAA